The following are encoded in a window of Sphingomonas sp. OV641 genomic DNA:
- a CDS encoding DoxX family protein → MNERLHFWAPRMLSALRIVAGLVFLEHGTQKFLSFPLGQAAGSGFAFDNPGAYAGLVELAAGLLIALGLFTRPAAFLASGTMAVAYWIAHAPQNAFPVNNGGDAAILYCFAFLYLVFAGPGPWSLDASLQRRGEGA, encoded by the coding sequence ATGAACGAAAGATTGCATTTCTGGGCACCGCGAATGCTGAGTGCCCTTCGGATCGTTGCCGGTCTCGTCTTCCTTGAGCACGGGACGCAGAAGTTCCTGTCCTTCCCGCTTGGCCAAGCGGCAGGTAGTGGCTTTGCATTCGACAACCCTGGGGCATACGCGGGCTTGGTCGAGCTGGCGGCCGGGCTTCTGATCGCGCTGGGCCTGTTCACCCGTCCAGCCGCTTTCCTGGCTTCCGGCACGATGGCCGTCGCCTACTGGATCGCGCACGCGCCGCAGAACGCATTCCCGGTCAACAACGGGGGCGATGCAGCGATCCTCTACTGCTTCGCGTTCCTCTATCTCGTGTTCGCGGGGCCAGGACCTTGGAGCCTGGACGCTTCCCTCCAGCGTCGCGGGGAAGGGGCATGA
- the ygiD gene encoding 4,5-DOPA dioxygenase extradiol: MMVAGRMPALFIGHGSPMNTLERNGFTDAWKSLGRTLPRPRALLVVSAHWYFGATAVTAMPRPRTIHDFYGFPQALFDFDYPAPGAPDVAQEIAEVVKPEWVGLDRDQWGLDHGTWSVLAHLYPQADVPVVQLSINALRPLEYHVDIAARLAALRDSGVAILASGNVVHNLREIQWDQPNTAFDWAERFDDAVVAQLADAPSDILRVREHPDYARAVPTPDHFVPLLYLAGLAAAEDARPEPIVRGFSMGSISMTCHALGANLPVETDAEDAATLPRDVPADQTNI, from the coding sequence ATGATGGTCGCCGGGCGGATGCCTGCACTGTTCATCGGCCACGGTAGCCCGATGAACACGCTGGAGCGGAACGGCTTCACCGACGCCTGGAAGTCGCTCGGGCGAACACTGCCCCGTCCCCGTGCACTGCTGGTCGTCTCGGCCCATTGGTATTTCGGTGCGACCGCGGTGACGGCCATGCCGAGACCTCGAACGATCCACGATTTCTACGGCTTCCCGCAGGCGCTGTTCGACTTCGACTATCCGGCACCCGGCGCGCCGGACGTGGCGCAGGAGATTGCGGAAGTGGTGAAACCGGAATGGGTTGGTCTCGACCGCGATCAGTGGGGGCTCGATCACGGCACCTGGTCCGTGCTCGCGCACCTCTACCCGCAAGCCGACGTGCCCGTGGTGCAACTTTCGATCAATGCGCTGCGCCCGCTCGAATACCATGTGGACATCGCCGCGCGGCTCGCCGCGTTGCGCGACAGCGGCGTGGCGATCCTCGCCAGCGGCAACGTCGTCCATAACCTACGAGAAATCCAGTGGGACCAGCCTAACACAGCATTCGATTGGGCAGAGCGGTTCGACGACGCCGTGGTAGCGCAGCTCGCCGACGCGCCAAGCGACATTCTGAGGGTGCGCGAGCATCCCGACTACGCGCGCGCCGTGCCTACGCCCGACCACTTCGTTCCGCTCCTCTACCTGGCAGGCCTGGCGGCCGCTGAGGACGCCCGGCCGGAACCGATCGTGCGCGGCTTTTCGATGGGTTCGATCTCGATGACATGCCACGCACTCGGCGCGAACCTACCGGTCGAGACGGACGCAGAGGACGCCGCGACGCTGCCGCGCGACGTTCCCGCCGATCAGACGAATATCTGA